In Streptomyces nojiriensis, the sequence CGCCCGCGCCCGGCTCCAGCCCCGACACCTGCTGGAGCGTGGTGCGCAGCCCGATGCAGGCCAGGGCGTGGGCCTCGGCGGCGAGTGCGCCGATCCGCGCCCGGTACGTGCCGTCGAGGTCGGCGGCGCGCGCGAGGAGCGCCTCCAGGCCGGTGTCGAAGGTCATCTGGTCGGCCATGTGGACGCGTTCGTTGCCGAGGGTGTTGCGGGCCACCTTCCAGCCGCCGTCCGCCGCGCCGACCAGCGCGTCCGCCGGGAGCACCACGTCGTCGAAGTACACCTCGTTGAAGAGGGCCTCGCCGGTGATCTCCTTCAGCGGCCGGACGTCGATGCCGGGGGTGTTCTTCATGTCGACGACGAAGTAGCCGAGCCCCTTGTGCTTGGGCGCGTCCGGGTCGGTGCGGGCCAGCAGGATCCCGAAGTCGGCGCTGTGTGCAGAACTCGTCCACACCTTCTGGCCGTTGACCTTCCAGGAGCCGTCCTCCCCGCGCTCCGCCCGGGTCCGCAGCGAGGCCAGGTCGGAGCCGGCGCCCGGCTCCGAGAAGAGCTGGCACCAGGTGACGTCGCCGCGCAGGGTCGGCAGGAGGTGGGCCTCCCGCTGGGCGGGCGTCCCGTAGGCGAGCAGCGAGGGCACCACCCAGGTGGCGATCCCGAGGTCGGCGACCTTCACCCCGGCCGCGCTCAGCTCCTGCTGGACGACGAGCTGCTCGACGGGGCCCGCCCCGATCCCGTAGGGCGGCGGCAGGTAGGGGGCCGCGTAGCCGGTGGGGGCCAGGATCCGGCGCGCGGCGGCCGGATCGAGTCCGCGCGCGTCCGCGATGGCGGTACGGGCCTTCGCGCGGTACGCCTCGGCCTCCGCGGGCAGTTCCAGGCGCAGCTCGCGCCGCGCACCGCCCGCCGCGCACCGCACGGCCCGTACGCGGTGCCCGTCGCCGGGCCCCAGCAGCTGGCGGGCGACCAGGGCCCGCCGCAGGTAGATGTGGGCGTCGTGCTCCCAGGTGAAGCCGATCCCGCCGAGGAGCTGGATGCAGTCCTTGGCGCAGGAGTAGGCGGCGTCCAGGGCGGTCCCGGCGGCGAGGGCGGCGACCAGCGAGCGCACGTCGGCGGGCTCGTCCATCGCCTGTGCGGCGTCCCAGGCCAGCGCCCGGGCCTGTTCCAGCCGGACCAGCATGTCGGCGCACAGGTGCTTGACGCCCTGGAACTGCCCGATGGGCCGGCCGAACTGCTCGCGCACCTTCGCGTACTCGGCGGCCGTGTGCAGCGCCCAGGCGGCGGTGCCGCAGGCGTCGGCGGCGAAGAGCGTGCAGGCCAGGTCGCGGACCAGGGCCTCGTCCAGCGCGAGCAGCCGGTCCGGGCCGGTGGCGACCCCGCGCGCCCGCACCTCGGCGGTGGGGCGGGTGGGGTCGGCGCTGTCGTGCGTACGGATGTCCAGCGCGGCGGCGTCGACGGCGAACCAGCGGGTGCCGTCCGCGGCCTCGGCGGCGAGCAGCACCAGGTCGGCCTCACCGGCGCCGAGCACGGGCGGGGCGAGTCCGTCGAGCAGGTGGCCGCCGCCCTCGACGGCGACGGCGGTCAGGGTCCCCGGCCCGAGCGCGACCGCCCCGACGCGGCCTGCGAGCGGCTCGGCGCCGGCCCGCTGCAGCAGTACGGACGCCAGCGCGCTCGGCAGGTACGCCCCGGGCAGCGCGGCCCGGGCCGTCTCCTCGACGACGACGGCCAGGTCGAGCAGGGTGCCGCCGTCCAGGTGCGGGGCGAGCAGCCCCTGCGCGGTCAGCGCGTCCCAGTAGGCGGGCCGCGCCCCGGTCTGCGGCGGGGTGTCGAGCAGCTTGCGGACCTCCTCGGGAGGCATGGCCCGCGCGACCCAGCCGCGCACCGCCTCGGCCAACTCGCGCTGCTCCTGCGTGATTCCGATGCCCATGCGCGGCAGACTAGAACACGTTCCAATCTGACGGAAGGTCAGATGAAGGGTGATTCGGGGACCGGGGGCGGGAACCGGCCCCCGAGGGGGTGACGTCCTCGGACTCACAAGATCGACTGTGAGTTCGAAGGAGTCTGGAATGACCGGCACGGCCACCCGATACCTCTATCTCGCCCGGCACGGTGAGGCATCACCGGACGAGAGCGGGCTCACCGAGAACGGCCGCCGACAGGCCGTACTGCTCGGCCGACGCCTCCGGGACGTCCCCCTCGCGGCCGTCCACCACGGCCCGCTGCCCCGGGCGCAGCAGACGGCCCGCCTGATCGGCGACCAGCTGACGGGCGTCCCGCTGCACCTTTCGGAGGTCGCGGGCGACTACGTCCCCCACCTGCCGCAGCGGGATGAACTCCCGCCGGAATCGGCCGACTACTTCCTCGATTTCCTCGCCGGTGCCAGCGCCGAGGAAATCGAGCAGGGACCCGCGCTGGCCCGCCGGGCGATGGAGCTGTTCACCGGGCCGGTGGACGGCGCAGAGGACCGGCACGAGCTGGTCGTCACGCACAACTTCCTGGTCGCCTGGCTCGTCCGGGAGGCCATGTACGCGCCGAAGTGGCGCTGGCTCGGGCTCAACCACGCCAACGCCGCCCTGACCGTCATCCGCTACGCGCCCGGCCGGCCCGCCTCCGTGCTCCTCTGCAACGACATGCGGCACCTGCCGGCCGAACTGCGCTGGACGGGCTTCCCGCCCGAGTCGCACATCTGAAGGAGACCCTCCGGGGGCGCGGTTTCCCGCGCCCCCTCGGGTGGCGCCGGGTCGGCGAGCGGGTTCAGAGGAACCACATGAACTGGACCCTGATGGAGAGGTCCTCGGGCCAGCGCGCTTCCATGCGGACCTTCACCCACCCCCCGTCCTGGGGCGCCACGTTGTGCAGGGTGACGACCGCGGATCCCAGGATGGGCTTGTCGGTGACGGGACTGAACTCCGTGACGTTGGCGAGCACCATGGCCCAGGCCCCGCCGAAGCCGGGCAGCTTCACCTCCCCGTCGAAAATCCCGTGGCCCCGGAAGTCGAAGGTCTGGGCGGCCATCTCCGGATTGAACTGCGCCTGGCCCCCGCTTCCGCCCGTGGACGGGAGCGCCTGCTCGGGCCCGGCCTTCACCGCGGCCTTCACCGCGTTGCCGCTTGCCGTTTTCTGGGTCATGTCCGTTCCCTTCGGTGAGGGGGGATCCCGACATGGCGCAGGCGTGTCGAAATCGGCACGCCATGCCGGTGCGGGGATCTCCGGAAGACCGGGCCGTGTACGCCGGCGGCTCGACGAGGAAGGACGTCCCGGCCTCGCTGTGCGAGCCGACCGCGGGTGTTCCGGTCTGCTTCTCATGGTGGGCCGGATCCGGGTCGCCGCGACCCCCTGACTTCAGGGATGTACGAACCGCGGATCAGCGGGTCAGCGCGGCACCGAGTTCGTCGCGCCCGTCCGCTCCGGTCTTGCGGAAGACCGCCTTGAGGTGGTCGTTGACCGTGTACGCGGACAGGTCGAGGCGGCGGGCGATCTGCTTGACGGACGCCCCCGTGCGGAGCTGCGTGACGACGTCGCGCTCCCGGGGAGTGATGCCGTACCACGCGCACAACGACGGCAGGACCAGGTCCCACGTGGCCCCCTGGACGACGAGGGCCACATCGCCCGCGGCGTCCGCGTCGAGCACCTGGCCCTGACAGGTGGTCCAGCGGCCGGAGGCCGCCGGGGGCGCGCACACCAGGGGAATCGCCCCGCCCTGACGGCGGGCCTGCGTCCGGGCGACGAGGGAGAGCGAGACGAGGAAGGCCCCCGGCACCCACGAGGGGATGGCGTGCGCCGACCACTGGTCCAGCCACAGCTGCGCCTGCGGGCTGACCGCCTTGATCCGGTGGTCGGGACCGACGGTGATCACTCCCGCCGGCAGAGGGGGAACCTCGGGGCAGAGCGGACCGGCCGTCGCGTACCGGCGCAGGGCGGCCAGCAGTGCCGGTACGAGCCGGGCCGCCCGCCGGACGTCGTCCTGGCCGAACGGCGCGGCACCCGCACAGCGGAGCAGCCCGAGAGCCCCCCACACCCCGCGCCTGTCCTGGAGGAGCAGCCGCAGCTCGGAACTCGCCCCGTAGGCGGTCAGGATCTTCCGCACACGCGGGTCGGGCACGGGCGACCCGTCGGTGCCCGCGCCCGCGACGACGGCCGGGGTCCGCAGGAGGGTCGGAACCGCCGACCGCCGCGGGTCACCCCCCAGATGCCGGTGCATGACGAGCTCCATGACCAGCGCGGGATCGTACTGGTGCCAGAAACTGAAACTGCCCAGCCCAGGACCGGTTGCCGGATCGGTTCCCACCAGGCTCAACGCGTCGTGGGCCACGATGGGGGCGAGCACGCGCGAAATCCCCGCTCCGACCTGCTCGGGGCCGGCGTTCTGGCTCGCCGCGGCATGGAGGTCACACGCCAGACGCCTGTCGTCGAAGAACGCAAGGCCCACATCGCACCATTATCCCCGCATGTGCGCGGCGCGGCCCAGGCTGCGCACAGGAGCCCTACGGGCCTTGCGCGAGCAGGCCGGGCTCCTTGCAGATCCACCGACCTGAAGCGGCTGGCCAGGGCGGCCGTTCAGTGCGTCGGCGCGCTGTCCGGAACCAGCCGCGTGGCGGTGCGGATCAGACGGGCGAGGGCGAGTGAGCGGCTGTGCGGGGGCCAGGCGATGTGGGTGTGGACGGGAGGTGCGTCGGTCAGGGGCACGGCGGCGTGCTCGTGCCATAGCCAGGTGCGCGCGGAGTCCGGGACGACGGCCATGGTGCGTCCGAGGGCGATCAGCTGGGCCAGCTGCGTGTGGTCGCGGACTTCCGGGCCTGGACCGGGTGCGTAGGCGCCGTGTCGCGGCCAGCGGGCGATCGGGAGATCGGGGACGTCGCTGATGTCGGCCATGGACAGGACCTTGCGCGCCGCGAGCGGGTGCCTTGCGGGCAGGACGGCGATCCGCCCCTCGGTCAGCAGTTCCTCGCTGTCGAACCCGGCCAGGGAGTTGAACGGCACGATGAGGAGCGCGACATCGGCGCGGCCGTCGCGCAGCATCTGCTCCTGCTCGGTGAAACCGCCGGCCAGCACCTCGATCTCGGCGGCGTCGGGCTCGGCGGCGTAGGCGTCGAGCAGCCGCTGCAACAGATCGTGGGAGGCGGCGGCCTTGACCGCGATGACCAGGCGTTCTCGGGGGCCGCCCGGATGGTCCGTGCTGCAGGAGCGGCGGGTGCGTCGCGCCGCGGCAGCGGTCGCGTCCAGGGCCGCGCGGCCCTCGTGCAGCAGCACCTGACCGGCGCCGGTCAGGCGCACGCCGCGGCGGTCGCGGTCCAGCAGACGGACCCCGAGGCGTTTCTCGAGCCGCTGGATGGCTCTGGACAGCGGCGGCTGGGCCATGCCCAGGCGTCCCGCGGCGCGGCCGAAGTGCAGCTCCTCGGCGACGGCGATGAAGTACCTGAGCTCGCGGGTCTCCAAGGCGTCCACGACTGCCCCCTTCCTGCGCTGATACCTGGCGGGTATCGCAGGATACCGTTTCGGTGTTGGACGCTCCGCTCGGCCGAGGGCGAGCATCAACGGCATGAGCAAAGCAAAGATCGCGCTGATAACCGGCGCGAACAAAGGCATCGGGTACGCGATCGCGGCCGGTCTGGGCACCTTGGGACACCGCGTGGGCGTGGGAGCCCGCGACGAAACCCGGCTCGGGGAGGCTGTCGAGAAGCTGCGCGCCGCCGGGGTCGACGCGTTCGGCGTGCCGCTGGACGTGACCAGCCGACGCAGCGTCACCGAGGCCGCCGAACTGGTCGAGCTGGAGGCCGGGGGCCTCGACGTCCTGGTCAACAACGCCGGCATCCCGGGGGAGATGGGGCCCGGGTGGGCCCAGGATCCGACCAGCCTCGATCTCGACGTGGTCCGGACGGTGGTGGAGACCAACGTGCTGGGCGTCATCCAGGTGACCAACGCGATGCTGCCGCTGCTGCGGCGCTCCGGGTCGCCCCGCATCGTCAACGTCTCCAGCGGCGTCGGCTCCCTGACCCGGCAGGCGGACCCGGGCATCGACATCGGTCCGGTCATGGCGGCCTACGCGCCGTCGAAGACGTTCCTCAACGCCGTCACCGTGCAGTACGCCCGCCACTTCGCCGGCACGGACATCCTGATCAACGCCGCCTGCCCCGGCCTGGTCGCGACCGACTTCACCGGCTTCCACGGATCCCGCACCCCCGAGCAGGGCGCAGCCACGGCGATCCGGCTCGCCACGCTGCCGGACGGTGGCCCGACCGGTTCGTTCTTCGAGGACGACGGGACCATCCCCTGGTAACCCCGCGCCACGAACCACCGACTACTGTCCCGACCAAGCTTGATCGAGACATCCGGTTGGGAGCCTGGCGCCGTGGAAGACTTCGCAGAGCTAGGGCTTCGCCGCTCGATCGCTGACGCCGACTCTCCGGCCTGGCACGT encodes:
- a CDS encoding acyl-CoA dehydrogenase; the encoded protein is MGIGITQEQRELAEAVRGWVARAMPPEEVRKLLDTPPQTGARPAYWDALTAQGLLAPHLDGGTLLDLAVVVEETARAALPGAYLPSALASVLLQRAGAEPLAGRVGAVALGPGTLTAVAVEGGGHLLDGLAPPVLGAGEADLVLLAAEAADGTRWFAVDAAALDIRTHDSADPTRPTAEVRARGVATGPDRLLALDEALVRDLACTLFAADACGTAAWALHTAAEYAKVREQFGRPIGQFQGVKHLCADMLVRLEQARALAWDAAQAMDEPADVRSLVAALAAGTALDAAYSCAKDCIQLLGGIGFTWEHDAHIYLRRALVARQLLGPGDGHRVRAVRCAAGGARRELRLELPAEAEAYRAKARTAIADARGLDPAAARRILAPTGYAAPYLPPPYGIGAGPVEQLVVQQELSAAGVKVADLGIATWVVPSLLAYGTPAQREAHLLPTLRGDVTWCQLFSEPGAGSDLASLRTRAERGEDGSWKVNGQKVWTSSAHSADFGILLARTDPDAPKHKGLGYFVVDMKNTPGIDVRPLKEITGEALFNEVYFDDVVLPADALVGAADGGWKVARNTLGNERVHMADQMTFDTGLEALLARAADLDGTYRARIGALAAEAHALACIGLRTTLQQVSGLEPGAGASIRKLVQTPHQQRTAELALELLGPAGAVREGAGERAVHGMLMSRCLTIAGGTTQVQLNVVAERILGLPRD
- a CDS encoding histidine phosphatase family protein; this encodes MTGTATRYLYLARHGEASPDESGLTENGRRQAVLLGRRLRDVPLAAVHHGPLPRAQQTARLIGDQLTGVPLHLSEVAGDYVPHLPQRDELPPESADYFLDFLAGASAEEIEQGPALARRAMELFTGPVDGAEDRHELVVTHNFLVAWLVREAMYAPKWRWLGLNHANAALTVIRYAPGRPASVLLCNDMRHLPAELRWTGFPPESHI
- a CDS encoding helix-turn-helix transcriptional regulator, which produces MLAPIVAHDALSLVGTDPATGPGLGSFSFWHQYDPALVMELVMHRHLGGDPRRSAVPTLLRTPAVVAGAGTDGSPVPDPRVRKILTAYGASSELRLLLQDRRGVWGALGLLRCAGAAPFGQDDVRRAARLVPALLAALRRYATAGPLCPEVPPLPAGVITVGPDHRIKAVSPQAQLWLDQWSAHAIPSWVPGAFLVSLSLVARTQARRQGGAIPLVCAPPAASGRWTTCQGQVLDADAAGDVALVVQGATWDLVLPSLCAWYGITPRERDVVTQLRTGASVKQIARRLDLSAYTVNDHLKAVFRKTGADGRDELGAALTR
- a CDS encoding LysR family transcriptional regulator produces the protein MDALETRELRYFIAVAEELHFGRAAGRLGMAQPPLSRAIQRLEKRLGVRLLDRDRRGVRLTGAGQVLLHEGRAALDATAAAARRTRRSCSTDHPGGPRERLVIAVKAAASHDLLQRLLDAYAAEPDAAEIEVLAGGFTEQEQMLRDGRADVALLIVPFNSLAGFDSEELLTEGRIAVLPARHPLAARKVLSMADISDVPDLPIARWPRHGAYAPGPGPEVRDHTQLAQLIALGRTMAVVPDSARTWLWHEHAAVPLTDAPPVHTHIAWPPHSRSLALARLIRTATRLVPDSAPTH
- a CDS encoding SDR family oxidoreductase, producing MSKAKIALITGANKGIGYAIAAGLGTLGHRVGVGARDETRLGEAVEKLRAAGVDAFGVPLDVTSRRSVTEAAELVELEAGGLDVLVNNAGIPGEMGPGWAQDPTSLDLDVVRTVVETNVLGVIQVTNAMLPLLRRSGSPRIVNVSSGVGSLTRQADPGIDIGPVMAAYAPSKTFLNAVTVQYARHFAGTDILINAACPGLVATDFTGFHGSRTPEQGAATAIRLATLPDGGPTGSFFEDDGTIPW